One genomic window of Xanthobacter dioxanivorans includes the following:
- a CDS encoding DMT family transporter, with the protein MNAPAGIGLQICATFFFAVMSALVRLVAQDVPSGEIVFARSFFGLVPVIAWLVASGRMWPALATRAPAGHVVRGLVGVSSMWMSFGALAFIPLAEAIAFSYATPLVTVVLAAVLLGERVPLFRWVVLAVGLAGIMLMLWPSFSHAAVGTGRAPLIGSALALTGALGAAFAVTQVRHLTRTETSEAIVFYFSLVAACAGLATAPFGWVLPDASTAFVLVAMGLAGGVGQICMTAANRYAPASVVAPLNYATLIWATGLGILMFGEWPPALVAAGASVVVVSGLLLVWRERPARRRRRAKGAGGPRPREKAAADPPGGRRRRIPPAQIRGTALPTGDAGAMRRCNRRASRMHPGAGR; encoded by the coding sequence ATGAATGCCCCGGCCGGCATCGGCCTGCAAATCTGCGCCACCTTCTTCTTCGCCGTCATGTCCGCGCTGGTGCGGCTCGTGGCGCAGGACGTGCCGAGTGGTGAAATCGTGTTCGCCCGCAGCTTCTTCGGCCTGGTGCCGGTGATCGCCTGGCTGGTGGCCAGCGGGCGCATGTGGCCGGCGCTGGCCACCCGCGCGCCGGCGGGGCACGTGGTGCGCGGACTGGTGGGCGTGAGCTCCATGTGGATGTCCTTCGGGGCGCTGGCCTTCATTCCGCTCGCGGAGGCCATCGCGTTTTCCTACGCCACGCCGCTGGTGACCGTGGTGCTGGCCGCCGTCCTGCTGGGCGAGCGGGTGCCCCTGTTCCGCTGGGTGGTGCTGGCGGTGGGGCTGGCCGGCATCATGCTGATGCTCTGGCCGTCGTTCTCCCATGCCGCGGTGGGCACCGGGCGGGCGCCGCTGATCGGCTCGGCCCTGGCGTTGACGGGCGCGCTGGGGGCCGCATTCGCGGTGACGCAGGTGCGCCACCTGACCCGGACGGAGACCTCCGAGGCCATCGTCTTCTATTTCTCGCTGGTCGCGGCGTGCGCCGGGCTCGCCACCGCTCCGTTCGGCTGGGTCCTGCCGGATGCGTCGACGGCCTTCGTGCTGGTGGCGATGGGCCTCGCCGGCGGGGTGGGGCAGATCTGCATGACGGCCGCCAATCGCTACGCGCCGGCATCGGTGGTGGCGCCGCTGAACTACGCCACCCTGATCTGGGCCACCGGCCTCGGCATCCTGATGTTCGGGGAATGGCCCCCCGCGCTCGTGGCGGCGGGGGCGAGCGTGGTGGTGGTGTCCGGCCTCCTGCTGGTGTGGCGCGAACGCCCGGCCCGGCGCCGGCGAAGGGCGAAGGGGGCGGGTGGCCCCCGGCCCCGGGAGAAGGCGGCGGCGGATCCGCCGGGCGGCCGGAGGAGGCGCATCCCCCCGGCGCAGATACGGGGGACAGCCCTCCCGACGGGGGATGCCGGCGCGATGCGGCGATGCAACCGGCGCGCGAGTCGGATGCACCCCGGCGCAGGGCGGTAG
- a CDS encoding ferredoxin--NADP reductase: MSNFNEETVTSVHHWTDNLFSFRCTRDPGLRFLNGQFTMIGLKVDGKPLLRAYSMASANYEEDLQFFSIKVQNGPLTSRLQHLKVGDKILVGRKPTGTLVQDSLLPGKRLYLLSTGTGLAPFLSVVKDPEAYERFEKVILIHGTRTVAELAYDEFLTRDLPNHEFLGEEVRNKLIYYPTVTREPFRNQGRITDLITSGKLFSDIGVPPLSRDEDRLMLCGSPQMLKDLVALLEDRGFTEGSQSAPGHYVIEKAFVER, from the coding sequence ATGAGCAATTTCAACGAAGAGACCGTCACCAGCGTTCACCACTGGACCGACAATCTCTTCTCCTTCCGATGCACCCGGGACCCCGGTCTTCGCTTCCTCAATGGCCAGTTCACGATGATCGGCCTCAAGGTGGACGGGAAGCCGCTGCTGCGGGCCTATTCCATGGCCAGCGCCAATTACGAGGAGGACCTGCAGTTCTTCTCCATCAAGGTGCAGAACGGCCCGCTCACCTCCCGCCTCCAGCACCTGAAGGTGGGCGACAAGATCCTCGTCGGCCGCAAGCCCACCGGCACGCTGGTCCAGGACAGCCTGCTGCCGGGCAAGCGCCTCTATCTGCTGTCCACCGGCACCGGCCTCGCGCCCTTCCTCTCGGTGGTGAAGGACCCGGAGGCCTATGAGCGATTCGAGAAGGTGATTCTCATCCACGGCACCCGCACGGTGGCCGAGCTCGCCTATGACGAGTTCCTCACCAGGGACCTGCCGAACCACGAATTCCTGGGCGAGGAGGTCCGCAACAAGCTGATCTACTATCCCACGGTGACGCGCGAGCCCTTCCGCAACCAGGGCCGCATCACCGACCTCATCACCTCCGGCAAGCTCTTCTCGGACATCGGCGTCCCCCCGCTCTCGCGCGACGAGGACCGCCTGATGCTCTGCGGCAGCCCGCAGATGCTCAAGGACTTGGTGGCGCTGCTGGAGGACCGCGGCTTCACCGAAGGCAGCCAGTCCGCGCCCGGCCACTACGTGATCGAGAAGGCGTTCGTGGAGCGCTGA
- the rfbA gene encoding glucose-1-phosphate thymidylyltransferase RfbA: protein MKGIILAGGSGTRLHPITLVVSKQLLPVYDKPMIYYPLCTLMMAGIRDILIITTPHDAALFEALLKDGSQFGIRLTYAVQEHPRGLADAFIVGRDFVGDDRVALVLGDNLFFGHGLPELLAAAAARPSGATVFGYPVQDPERYGVVEMDAAGRVLSLEEKPKVPRSNLAVTGLYFYDNRVVDIAAGLKPSPRGEIEITDVNKAYLELGDLHVSLMGRGFAWLDTGTPDSLVEAAQFVQIIEKRQGLRIASPEEVAFRAGFIDRAQLLERAAALSKSTYGAYLARLAEDIA from the coding sequence GTGAAGGGCATCATTCTCGCCGGAGGCTCCGGCACGCGGCTTCATCCCATCACCCTCGTCGTCTCCAAGCAGCTGCTGCCGGTCTACGACAAGCCGATGATCTATTACCCCCTGTGCACGCTGATGATGGCGGGCATCCGGGACATCCTGATCATCACCACGCCGCACGACGCCGCCTTGTTCGAGGCGCTGCTGAAGGACGGCAGCCAGTTCGGCATCCGCCTGACCTATGCGGTGCAGGAGCATCCGCGGGGCCTCGCCGACGCCTTCATCGTCGGGCGCGACTTCGTCGGCGACGACCGGGTGGCGCTGGTGCTGGGCGACAACCTCTTCTTCGGCCACGGCCTGCCCGAGCTTCTCGCCGCGGCCGCGGCGCGGCCAAGCGGAGCGACCGTGTTCGGCTACCCGGTGCAGGACCCCGAGCGCTACGGCGTCGTCGAGATGGATGCCGCCGGCCGCGTGCTCTCGCTGGAAGAAAAGCCGAAGGTGCCGAGGTCAAACCTCGCGGTGACCGGGCTTTATTTCTACGACAATCGCGTGGTCGACATCGCCGCCGGCCTGAAACCCTCGCCGCGCGGCGAGATCGAGATCACCGACGTGAACAAGGCCTACCTGGAGCTGGGCGACCTCCACGTCTCCCTGATGGGGCGCGGCTTTGCGTGGCTCGACACCGGCACCCCCGATTCCCTGGTGGAGGCGGCGCAGTTCGTGCAGATCATCGAGAAGCGGCAGGGCCTGCGCATCGCCTCGCCGGAGGAGGTGGCCTTCCGCGCCGGCTTCATCGACCGCGCGCAGCTGCTGGAGCGGGCGGCCGCCCTCTCCAAGTCCACCTACGGCGCCTATCTGGCCCGTCTCGCCGAGGACATCGCCTGA
- the rfbD gene encoding dTDP-4-dehydrorhamnose reductase, protein MTRILLFGAAGQLGREVTALAAARGLDLVGLDHAALDISDPVAVARALEAARPDALINAAAYTAVDKAESEPERAARINAFAPGLIAERCARYGTPLIHVSTDYVFDGTKAGAYVEADPVHPVGVYGRTKAAGEAAIRAAHERHVIVRTSWVYGAYGNNFLKTMLRLAGERDELKVVADQRGCPTATRDLAEALLAVAEAAAKGDARFGTYHFAGTGATTWHGFAAAIVAAAEKHTGRRPRVTPITTADYPTPARRPKNSALASDLFERSFGVRAAPWERRVIEVVDALLAETAAAQSPVEAS, encoded by the coding sequence GTGACGCGCATCCTGCTCTTCGGTGCGGCCGGCCAGCTCGGCCGCGAGGTGACGGCGCTCGCCGCCGCGCGCGGCCTCGACCTCGTCGGCCTCGACCATGCGGCCCTCGACATCTCCGATCCCGTCGCCGTGGCCCGCGCGCTCGAGGCGGCGCGCCCGGACGCCCTCATCAACGCGGCGGCCTACACCGCCGTGGACAAGGCCGAGAGCGAGCCGGAGCGGGCGGCCCGCATCAACGCCTTCGCCCCCGGCCTCATCGCCGAGCGCTGCGCGCGCTACGGCACGCCGCTCATCCATGTCTCCACCGACTATGTCTTCGACGGCACCAAGGCGGGCGCCTATGTGGAGGCCGACCCGGTGCACCCGGTCGGCGTCTACGGGCGCACCAAGGCGGCCGGCGAGGCGGCGATCCGCGCCGCGCACGAGCGCCATGTCATCGTCCGCACCTCGTGGGTCTACGGCGCCTACGGCAACAACTTCCTGAAGACCATGCTGCGCCTTGCCGGCGAGCGCGACGAGCTGAAGGTGGTCGCCGACCAGCGCGGCTGCCCCACCGCGACGCGGGACCTCGCCGAGGCGCTTCTCGCCGTGGCCGAGGCGGCGGCGAAGGGCGACGCCCGCTTCGGCACCTACCATTTCGCCGGCACCGGCGCGACCACCTGGCACGGCTTTGCCGCGGCCATCGTCGCGGCGGCGGAGAAGCACACCGGGCGTCGCCCGCGGGTGACGCCCATCACCACCGCCGACTATCCCACCCCCGCGCGGCGGCCGAAGAACTCGGCGCTCGCCAGCGACCTGTTCGAGCGCAGCTTCGGCGTCAGGGCGGCGCCGTGGGAACGGCGGGTGATCGAGGTGGTGGACGCGCTCCTTGCCGAGACGGCGGCGGCGCAATCCCCTGTGGAGGCATCGTGA
- the rfbB gene encoding dTDP-glucose 4,6-dehydratase yields MRVLVTGGAGFIGSAVVRFLIGEGHSVLTFDKLTYAGCLASLAPVAGNPHHGFVQADICDAGAVRQALDGFRPDLVMHLAAESHVDRSIDGPGNFITTNVVGTYTMLQEALRYWRALPAAQQAAFRFHHISTDEVFGSLGAEGLFREDTPYQPNSPYSASKASSDHLVRAWFHTYGLPAVMSNCSNNYGPYHFPEKLIPLVTLNALEGAELPVYGTGENVRDWLFVEDHAEALVLIATRGRPGESYNVGGACERRNIDVVRTICALLDEMVPDATIGPREKLIRFVTDRPGHDARYAIDFAKLNGELGWSPRETFETGLSKTVRWYLDNRPWWEPLRQRYQGQRLGLDKAAGAATGRLGLAS; encoded by the coding sequence ATGCGGGTTCTGGTGACGGGGGGTGCGGGCTTCATCGGCTCGGCGGTGGTGCGCTTCCTGATCGGCGAGGGACACAGCGTCCTCACCTTCGACAAGCTGACCTATGCCGGCTGCCTCGCGTCCCTCGCGCCCGTCGCCGGCAACCCGCACCACGGCTTCGTGCAGGCGGACATCTGCGATGCCGGCGCGGTGCGGCAGGCGCTCGATGGGTTCAGGCCCGACCTCGTGATGCACCTCGCCGCCGAATCCCACGTGGACCGCTCCATCGACGGGCCGGGCAACTTCATCACCACCAACGTGGTCGGCACCTACACGATGCTGCAGGAGGCGCTGCGCTACTGGCGCGCCTTGCCGGCGGCGCAGCAGGCGGCCTTCCGCTTCCACCACATCTCCACCGACGAGGTGTTCGGCAGCCTGGGCGCCGAAGGGCTGTTCCGCGAGGACACGCCCTACCAGCCGAACTCCCCCTACTCCGCCTCCAAGGCCTCGTCCGACCACCTGGTGCGCGCCTGGTTCCACACCTATGGCCTGCCCGCGGTGATGTCGAACTGCTCCAACAATTACGGGCCGTACCACTTCCCAGAGAAGCTCATCCCCCTCGTCACCCTCAACGCCCTGGAAGGCGCCGAGCTGCCGGTCTACGGCACCGGCGAGAACGTGCGCGACTGGCTGTTCGTGGAGGACCATGCCGAGGCCCTCGTGCTCATCGCCACGCGGGGCCGGCCGGGCGAGAGCTACAATGTGGGCGGCGCCTGCGAGCGGCGGAACATCGACGTGGTGCGCACCATCTGCGCCCTGCTCGACGAGATGGTGCCCGACGCCACCATCGGCCCGCGCGAAAAGCTCATCCGCTTCGTCACCGACCGGCCGGGGCACGATGCGCGCTACGCCATCGACTTCGCCAAGCTGAACGGCGAGCTCGGCTGGTCGCCGCGCGAAACCTTCGAGACCGGGCTTTCCAAGACCGTGCGCTGGTATCTCGACAACCGCCCCTGGTGGGAGCCCCTGCGCCAGCGCTACCAGGGCCAGCGGCTGGGCCTCGACAAAGCTGCCGGCGCGGCAACCGGAAGGCTGGGGCTGGCATCGTGA
- the rfbC gene encoding dTDP-4-dehydrorhamnose 3,5-epimerase codes for MTVFTPLALPDVILATPRRHGDARGYFCETYVQPLYAANGIACAFVQDNESLSALPGTVRGLHLQAPPFAQAKLVRVLSGAIFDVAVDVRAGSPTHGQWVGARLTADGGEQLFIPHGFAHGFCTLAPDTRVAYKVDAVYDKASERGIVWNDPDIAIDWTFGHGDAILSDKDRILPRLKDFDSPFVYGAA; via the coding sequence ATGACCGTCTTCACGCCCCTCGCCCTGCCCGATGTGATCCTCGCCACCCCCCGCCGGCACGGCGATGCCCGCGGCTATTTCTGCGAGACCTACGTGCAGCCGCTCTACGCGGCGAACGGGATCGCCTGCGCCTTCGTGCAGGACAACGAGTCGCTCTCGGCCCTGCCCGGCACCGTGCGCGGCCTGCACCTGCAGGCGCCGCCCTTCGCCCAGGCGAAGCTCGTGCGCGTGCTCTCCGGCGCCATCTTCGACGTGGCCGTGGACGTGCGGGCGGGCTCGCCCACCCATGGCCAGTGGGTGGGCGCGCGGCTGACCGCGGACGGCGGTGAGCAGCTCTTCATTCCCCACGGTTTCGCGCATGGGTTTTGCACCCTCGCGCCGGACACGCGGGTCGCCTATAAGGTGGACGCGGTCTATGACAAGGCGAGCGAGCGCGGAATCGTCTGGAACGATCCCGACATCGCCATCGACTGGACCTTCGGCCACGGCGACGCGATCCTGTCCGACAAGGACCGGATTTTGCCCCGGCTCAAGGATTTCGACAGCCCCTTCGTCTATGGGGCGGCGTGA
- a CDS encoding UDP-glucose dehydrogenase family protein — MRVAMIGAGYVGLVSGACFADFGHIVTCVDTVAAKIEALKAGQIPIFEPGLAEIVANNVKAERLFFTTSLAEAVAEADAVFIAVGTPSRRGDGHADLSYVYQAARDIAGAIGRYTVVVTKSTVPVGTGDEVERIIRETRPDAEFAVVSNPEFLREGAAIADFKRPDRILVGSEDERARQVMTELYRPLYLNQAPLLFTTRRTAELTKYAANAFLATKITFINEIADLCEQVGGNVQDVARGIGLDNRIGSKFLHAGPGYGGSCFPKDTLALIKTAQDHGAPIRIVETVVAVNDQRKRAMARKVIAALGGSVRGRTVGVLGLTFKPNTDDMRDAPSIAIITALQDAGARIRAHDPEGVEQARLVLDNVDYVDSPYQAADGADALVIVTEWDAFRALDLRRIHALMARPVVVDLRNIYRPDEMAAIGFSYSSVGRENSAG, encoded by the coding sequence ATGCGCGTTGCGATGATCGGTGCGGGTTATGTTGGTCTTGTGTCGGGGGCTTGCTTTGCGGACTTCGGGCACATTGTCACGTGCGTGGATACCGTTGCGGCCAAGATCGAGGCGCTGAAGGCCGGGCAGATCCCCATCTTCGAGCCCGGTCTCGCCGAGATCGTCGCCAACAACGTCAAGGCCGAGCGCCTCTTCTTCACCACCTCCCTCGCCGAGGCGGTCGCCGAGGCCGATGCCGTCTTCATCGCCGTCGGCACCCCCTCCCGGCGCGGCGACGGGCATGCCGACCTCTCCTACGTCTACCAGGCCGCCCGCGACATCGCCGGCGCCATCGGCCGCTATACCGTCGTCGTCACCAAGTCCACCGTCCCGGTGGGAACCGGCGACGAGGTCGAGCGCATCATCCGCGAGACCCGGCCCGACGCCGAATTCGCCGTCGTCTCGAACCCGGAATTCCTGCGCGAGGGCGCCGCGATCGCCGACTTCAAGCGGCCCGACCGCATCCTGGTCGGCTCCGAGGACGAGCGCGCCCGCCAGGTCATGACCGAGCTCTACCGGCCGCTCTACCTCAACCAGGCCCCGCTGCTGTTCACCACCCGGCGCACCGCCGAGCTCACCAAGTATGCGGCCAACGCCTTCCTCGCCACCAAGATCACCTTCATCAACGAGATCGCCGACCTCTGCGAGCAGGTGGGCGGCAACGTGCAGGACGTCGCCCGCGGCATCGGCCTCGACAACCGCATCGGCTCCAAGTTCCTGCATGCCGGGCCCGGCTACGGCGGATCCTGCTTCCCCAAGGACACCCTCGCCCTCATCAAGACCGCCCAGGACCACGGCGCCCCCATCCGCATCGTCGAGACGGTGGTGGCGGTGAACGACCAGCGCAAGCGCGCCATGGCCCGCAAGGTCATCGCCGCGCTCGGCGGATCGGTGCGCGGACGCACGGTGGGCGTGCTCGGCCTCACCTTCAAGCCCAACACCGATGACATGCGCGATGCCCCCTCCATCGCCATCATCACCGCCCTGCAGGATGCCGGCGCCCGCATCCGGGCCCACGATCCGGAGGGGGTGGAGCAGGCCCGGCTGGTGCTCGACAACGTCGACTACGTGGACAGCCCCTACCAGGCCGCTGACGGCGCTGACGCCCTGGTCATCGTCACCGAGTGGGACGCCTTCCGCGCCCTCGACCTCCGGCGCATCCACGCCCTCATGGCAAGGCCCGTCGTGGTCGACCTCCGCAACATCTACCGGCCCGACGAAATGGCCGCCATCGGCTTCTCATATTCAAGCGTCGGGCGTGAAAACAGCGCCGGCTGA
- a CDS encoding EAL domain-containing protein, protein MGRIIANLPSAVTSHATNAMVLVDEDHRIAFCNAAAEEIWGRSREEVVGRDARQLPAFLYPGPAPGAGSGLLAGEDYDVRIEPRGGAMTWRVMSVVRTKLNGKDCDLAFVRAQPATVSQQLDRLKTLHLLAEKTDRGVVVTDADLRIRCVNRAFGELLGYSSEELEGRDLRTILAASPDQHELRRRIDDGIASGRDFTDDVLLYDKAGKEIVVTATITPVVDQKSGTLENVVAILADITHTRLLEDLQRQVLAALAADAPLADIMDLLCLKVEHLAPGIRCSVLSVTDDDRLKVVASPSMPEAFSAAIDGLAISSRCGSCGTAIFRGEPVFVEDIATSPLWEDYRDLPLPPDVKGCWSIPIKLRSGKVAGTFAFYICEHLHTRWLEGIVSACSDLCALALERYEAKNRIEQLASIDTLTGLPNRSQLIEALSVAIATARRLEQPLAVLFIDVDHFKDVNDTLGHSAGDQILVEMARRLKVQLRAGDTVGRIGGDEFVVLVQGCGSEEADPICRRLLEYLAAPIAAHDLHLTMSVSIGIALFAEHGLDAESLLKHADTAMHEAKRKGPGKFQFFTEDLNQRAQDRLVLSVALREAIQNRKLRLAYQPQVSLTTGELHGVEALARWRDPVHGEIPAPRFIELAEEYGLIESIDRWGVGEACRQITLWRAAGVSVPHVSVNLSPLSFRSGDIVGIISQALEEHGLHPSDLRVEITERVMMDQHPNSFAAARAIEALGVRIAMDDFGTGYSSLSALSRLPIAELKLDRSFMLSIEQDENARALSTAVIRIGHSLGMTVVAEGVETEAQVSLLHALGCHAAQGYYFARPLAPEAIPEWLAARPAVPGTAT, encoded by the coding sequence ATGGGAAGGATCATCGCCAATCTTCCCTCGGCCGTGACGAGCCATGCCACGAACGCGATGGTCCTGGTGGACGAGGATCACCGGATTGCCTTCTGCAATGCGGCCGCGGAGGAGATCTGGGGCCGCTCGCGCGAGGAAGTGGTCGGCAGAGACGCCCGCCAACTGCCGGCCTTCCTATATCCCGGGCCGGCGCCGGGCGCCGGAAGCGGGCTGTTGGCGGGGGAGGATTATGACGTGCGCATCGAGCCGCGAGGCGGAGCGATGACATGGCGGGTGATGTCCGTCGTCCGCACGAAGCTGAACGGGAAGGACTGTGATCTGGCCTTCGTACGCGCCCAGCCCGCAACGGTGAGTCAGCAGCTCGATCGGCTGAAGACGCTGCATCTCCTGGCGGAGAAGACCGATCGGGGCGTCGTGGTCACCGATGCCGACCTGCGCATCCGCTGCGTCAACCGCGCGTTCGGCGAGCTGCTCGGCTACAGCTCGGAGGAGCTGGAAGGCCGGGACCTGCGGACAATTCTGGCGGCGAGCCCCGATCAGCACGAACTGCGCCGGCGGATCGACGACGGGATCGCCAGCGGGCGTGATTTCACCGACGATGTGCTTTTGTACGACAAGGCAGGGAAGGAGATCGTGGTGACAGCGACCATCACGCCCGTTGTCGATCAGAAGAGCGGAACCCTCGAAAACGTCGTCGCCATCCTCGCCGACATCACCCACACGCGCCTGCTGGAAGATCTTCAGCGGCAGGTGCTCGCCGCCCTCGCCGCCGACGCCCCGCTCGCCGACATCATGGACCTCCTGTGCCTGAAGGTGGAGCACCTCGCCCCCGGCATCCGGTGCTCGGTGCTGTCGGTGACCGACGACGACCGGTTGAAGGTGGTCGCGAGCCCGAGCATGCCCGAGGCCTTCAGCGCCGCCATCGACGGCCTGGCCATCAGCTCCAGGTGCGGCTCCTGCGGCACCGCCATTTTCCGCGGCGAACCGGTGTTCGTGGAGGATATCGCCACCAGCCCGCTCTGGGAGGATTACCGCGACCTTCCCCTTCCGCCGGATGTGAAGGGATGCTGGTCGATCCCCATCAAGCTGCGCAGCGGCAAGGTGGCGGGGACGTTCGCCTTCTACATTTGCGAGCATCTGCACACCCGCTGGCTCGAAGGCATCGTCTCGGCCTGCTCGGACCTCTGCGCCCTCGCGCTGGAGCGTTACGAGGCCAAGAACCGCATCGAGCAGCTCGCCAGCATCGACACGCTCACCGGCCTGCCCAACCGCTCGCAGCTCATCGAGGCCCTGTCGGTCGCCATCGCCACCGCGCGCCGCCTGGAGCAGCCGCTGGCGGTGCTGTTCATCGACGTCGACCACTTCAAGGACGTGAACGACACGCTGGGCCATTCGGCCGGCGACCAGATCCTGGTGGAGATGGCGCGCCGCCTCAAGGTGCAGCTGCGCGCCGGCGACACCGTGGGACGCATCGGCGGCGACGAGTTCGTGGTGCTGGTGCAGGGATGCGGCAGCGAGGAGGCCGATCCCATCTGTCGCCGCCTGCTGGAATACCTGGCGGCTCCCATCGCCGCCCACGACCTCCACCTCACCATGTCGGTCAGCATCGGCATCGCCCTGTTCGCCGAGCACGGGCTGGATGCGGAATCGCTGCTGAAGCACGCCGACACCGCCATGCACGAGGCGAAGCGGAAGGGGCCGGGCAAGTTCCAGTTCTTCACCGAGGACCTGAACCAGCGGGCGCAGGACCGGCTGGTTCTCTCGGTCGCGCTGCGCGAGGCCATCCAGAACCGCAAGCTGCGCCTCGCCTACCAGCCGCAGGTCTCGCTCACCACCGGCGAGCTGCACGGCGTGGAGGCGCTGGCGCGCTGGCGCGATCCGGTGCACGGCGAGATTCCCGCGCCCCGCTTCATCGAGCTGGCGGAAGAATACGGCCTCATCGAGAGCATCGACCGCTGGGGCGTCGGGGAGGCCTGTCGTCAGATCACGCTCTGGCGCGCGGCGGGCGTTTCGGTTCCACACGTATCGGTCAATCTCTCGCCGCTCAGCTTCCGCAGCGGCGACATCGTCGGCATCATCTCCCAGGCGCTGGAGGAGCACGGCCTGCACCCCTCGGATCTGCGGGTGGAGATCACCGAACGGGTGATGATGGACCAGCATCCGAACTCGTTCGCCGCCGCCCGCGCCATCGAGGCGCTTGGCGTGCGCATCGCCATGGATGATTTCGGCACCGGCTATTCCAGCCTCAGCGCCCTGTCCCGCCTGCCCATCGCCGAGCTGAAGCTCGACCGCAGCTTCATGCTCTCCATCGAGCAGGACGAGAACGCGCGGGCCCTTTCCACCGCGGTCATCCGCATCGGCCACAGCCTGGGCATGACGGTGGTGGCGGAGGGCGTGGAGACCGAAGCGCAGGTGAGCCTCCTGCACGCGCTCGGCTGTCACGCGGCGCAGGGCTATTACTTCGCCCGCCCGCTGGCGCCCGAAGCCATTCCCGAATGGCTGGCCGCGCGCCCCGCCGTTCCCGGCACCGCCACCTGA